The following proteins come from a genomic window of Enterobacter chengduensis:
- a CDS encoding AAA family ATPase, with the protein MNVEQIRPRISKNLKNLFLDPNNYRFVDNDQHKPVSEKDMLDPTIQRRTRFFIEGNRQENIKDLIASFKANGYLDVDVIQVKDLGDNNYLVLEGNRRVTALKALQEAHEKGFDIGKLDPSIFRSVPFEIHNNQDVEKHLIVMGLKHISGNKKWSTFNQSKLLYDFLKPYEDKTRDEYVEKEDELVSSLGISKTRLRSMLRVYNLISLYKTSEYAEQFEPSMFGIFEEIIKKPVIKSWLDWSDNGYYARNLVNLDRLFSWISKTDEYLEKNELEDDIEEESNGEYVELEPIITKSLEIRDLALFINNEKALKVMEDERSLARGLAASGSVNQQNYKNALSKLEDSLKDLNLYSSLINQEDLRLLDDAKEKLTQIMPKQTAINIEGGNYTTNFEYGVKKHFKSIYIKKYKFFKNFSLDNFNKINIIAGFNNAGKTSLLEAIYLLTQRNDISSHFNLIRQKNKISTLSPTLLNALFQDKIILSGVFDDSNVTVEMIKYDDSSIDKQDDYIASYSLKSSIDGEFRNNTVHTFIHERMRRNADQVSHLCSSSFKSPYFYDIDDLLTDYNKSIGASLTSVTDSESDDLNIQSAIGLVIEFMNKIEPTIKDVRFTEDMELKRFIVESAYDFNRSFDLTSYGEGIQRIFYIALSFAACRNGVLFIDEFETAIHYSLLLEFTKFTQQLAERFNVQVFLTSHSGECITAFLNNDYNNDCITGFQLSKVDDKVVVKRADGERFGYLIKNIDLDIRG; encoded by the coding sequence ATGAATGTCGAGCAAATTCGCCCGCGCATTAGCAAAAATTTAAAAAATTTATTTCTAGATCCTAATAACTACCGTTTTGTTGACAATGACCAGCACAAGCCAGTCTCAGAAAAGGACATGCTAGATCCAACAATTCAGCGTAGGACTCGCTTTTTTATAGAAGGAAATAGACAAGAGAATATCAAAGATCTAATAGCAAGTTTTAAAGCTAATGGATACTTAGATGTTGATGTTATTCAAGTAAAGGATTTAGGAGATAACAATTATTTAGTCCTTGAAGGAAATCGTCGTGTAACGGCGCTGAAAGCATTGCAGGAAGCACATGAAAAGGGTTTTGATATTGGAAAACTAGACCCATCAATTTTTAGAAGTGTGCCTTTCGAAATCCATAATAATCAAGATGTTGAAAAACATTTGATTGTGATGGGATTAAAGCATATAAGTGGCAATAAAAAGTGGTCAACATTTAACCAATCCAAGCTGCTTTATGATTTTTTAAAACCATATGAAGACAAAACTCGAGATGAGTATGTTGAAAAAGAAGATGAGCTAGTTAGTTCGCTCGGTATTTCTAAAACTCGTCTTCGCTCTATGCTTAGAGTTTATAATCTAATTTCCTTATATAAAACAAGTGAGTATGCTGAGCAATTCGAACCAAGTATGTTTGGTATTTTTGAAGAAATAATCAAAAAGCCTGTAATTAAATCTTGGTTAGACTGGAGTGATAACGGTTATTATGCTCGAAATTTAGTGAATCTTGATAGGCTTTTTTCGTGGATCTCTAAAACAGATGAATACCTTGAGAAAAATGAGCTAGAAGATGACATTGAAGAGGAAAGTAATGGTGAATACGTTGAGCTAGAACCAATAATTACTAAATCTCTTGAGATACGAGATCTTGCTCTGTTCATCAATAATGAAAAAGCCTTGAAGGTAATGGAGGATGAGCGTAGCCTTGCAAGAGGATTAGCTGCGAGTGGTTCAGTAAATCAGCAAAACTATAAAAATGCTTTAAGCAAGCTTGAAGACTCCTTAAAGGATTTAAATTTATATAGTAGCCTCATAAACCAAGAAGATTTGCGCTTATTAGATGATGCAAAAGAAAAACTTACACAAATAATGCCAAAACAGACGGCTATAAATATCGAAGGAGGAAACTATACAACTAATTTTGAGTATGGAGTAAAAAAACACTTTAAATCTATTTATATCAAAAAATATAAATTCTTTAAAAATTTCTCATTGGATAATTTCAATAAGATTAATATCATTGCTGGGTTTAATAATGCTGGGAAAACTTCTTTACTTGAAGCGATTTACTTATTGACGCAGCGTAATGATATATCATCGCATTTTAATCTTATTAGGCAAAAAAATAAAATCAGTACTTTGAGTCCAACATTGTTGAATGCTCTTTTCCAAGATAAAATAATCTTATCAGGAGTGTTTGATGATAGTAATGTTACTGTTGAGATGATTAAATATGATGATTCTTCAATTGATAAACAAGATGACTATATAGCGTCTTATAGCTTAAAGTCTAGCATTGATGGAGAATTTAGAAATAACACAGTCCATACTTTTATTCATGAACGTATGAGAAGGAATGCTGATCAAGTTTCGCATTTGTGTTCATCGTCATTTAAAAGCCCTTATTTCTACGATATAGACGATTTGCTCACTGATTATAACAAAAGTATAGGTGCAAGTTTAACGTCTGTAACTGACTCAGAGTCAGATGATTTAAATATACAATCCGCTATCGGCCTGGTTATTGAATTTATGAATAAAATTGAGCCAACGATAAAAGATGTCAGATTCACTGAGGACATGGAGCTCAAAAGGTTTATCGTAGAATCAGCATATGATTTTAACAGAAGTTTCGATCTTACCTCTTATGGAGAGGGTATTCAGCGCATCTTTTATATAGCCTTATCTTTTGCTGCGTGTCGCAACGGTGTACTTTTTATTGATGAATTTGAAACTGCGATTCATTATAGTTTACTATTGGAGTTTACTAAATTTACGCAACAACTTGCAGAACGTTTCAATGTGCAAGTGTTCCTTACATCACATTCGGGTGAATGTATCACAGCTTTTTTAAATAACGATTATAACAATGATTGCATTACTGGATTTCAGTTAAGCAAAGTTGACGATAAAGTAGTTGTGAAAAGGGCTGATGGCGAAAGATTTGGCTATTTGATAAAAAATATTGATCTTGATATTAGAGGCTAA